From the genome of Terriglobales bacterium, one region includes:
- a CDS encoding DUF3108 domain-containing protein gives MTPDSGRSALLLQEATAPEASAVQAPAESDTLPRIRAPQPGYAFPDGRTWIYSVEWRIFPAGVATLRTDAAGHERRVTASVDSIGAAALLYRVHDRFESFFDPATFCSHHIAKRTEEGARRLETSIRFDSARRKAVLEEQNLRAGGSRFAEHDIPGCVTDVLSALYYLRTLPLEPGAVFMFPLNDGGRTVDVTARVEAREEVRTAAGTFSTVRVRPEAPEGAVRRRGQIWIWYSDDEQRIPVQMRARLFFGTLTFRLERIEKR, from the coding sequence ATGACGCCTGATTCCGGCCGGTCTGCGCTCCTGCTGCAGGAAGCGACTGCGCCCGAAGCTTCAGCGGTACAAGCTCCGGCGGAAAGCGACACGCTGCCCCGCATCCGCGCGCCGCAGCCGGGTTACGCCTTCCCCGACGGCCGCACCTGGATCTACAGCGTCGAATGGCGCATCTTCCCGGCAGGCGTGGCGACGCTGCGCACCGACGCCGCCGGCCACGAGCGCCGCGTCACCGCTTCCGTCGACAGCATCGGCGCAGCCGCGCTCCTCTACCGCGTGCACGATCGCTTCGAATCCTTTTTCGATCCCGCTACGTTCTGTTCGCACCACATCGCCAAGCGCACCGAGGAAGGGGCTCGGCGCCTGGAGACCTCCATCCGCTTTGATTCCGCGCGCCGCAAGGCTGTCTTGGAAGAGCAGAACCTGCGCGCCGGTGGAAGCAGGTTCGCCGAGCACGACATCCCCGGCTGCGTCACCGACGTGCTCTCGGCCCTCTATTATTTACGCACGCTGCCGCTCGAACCCGGCGCCGTATTCATGTTCCCGCTGAACGATGGCGGCCGCACCGTGGACGTCACCGCGCGCGTCGAAGCCCGCGAAGAGGTCCGTACCGCCGCCGGAACGTTCTCTACCGTGCGCGTTCGCCCGGAAGCGCCCGAAGGCGCCGTGCGCCGGCGCGGCCAGATCTGGATCTGGTACTCCGACGACGAGCAGCGCATCCCGGTGCAGATGCGCGCCCGCCTCTTCTTCGGCACGTTGACCTTCCGTCTGGAGCGGATTGAAAAGCGTTAG
- a CDS encoding isoprenylcysteine carboxylmethyltransferase family protein gives MPDWNATARRIRVPLGFAFTVLYLWLAQPTWPSILLGGLVAVPGLWLRAWASGHVTKATEITTTGPYAYTRNPLYLGSLILAVGFGMAARSLWLAVALVAMLLAIYLPVIRWEEAYLRRNFPEFDGYAKRVPRLLPRLHSGAGSPERFSWERYRRHREYNALLGTLAMLAALAIKRQWFIH, from the coding sequence CGTTCCTCTGGGCTTCGCCTTCACCGTGCTGTATCTGTGGCTCGCTCAGCCCACGTGGCCGTCGATTCTCCTCGGCGGCCTGGTCGCCGTTCCCGGACTCTGGCTGCGCGCCTGGGCCTCCGGCCACGTCACCAAGGCCACCGAGATCACCACCACCGGCCCCTACGCCTACACCCGCAACCCGCTCTATCTGGGCTCGCTCATCCTCGCTGTCGGATTCGGAATGGCAGCGCGCAGTCTATGGCTGGCCGTCGCTCTGGTGGCGATGCTCCTCGCCATCTACCTACCGGTCATCCGCTGGGAGGAAGCCTACCTGCGCCGGAACTTCCCGGAGTTCGACGGCTACGCAAAGCGTGTGCCCCGCCTGCTGCCGCGCCTCCATTCCGGCGCCGGATCACCGGAGCGTTTTTCCTGGGAACGCTACCGCCGCCACCGCGAGTACAATGCCCTCTTGGGCACGCTGGCCATGCTGGCTGCGCTCGCCATCAAGCGGCAGTGGTTCATTCACTGA